One Spirochaetota bacterium genomic window carries:
- a CDS encoding phosphatidylglycerophosphatase A encodes MWWKEILFTGAYSGYFPFASGTAGTLVALALCVLEHLLFGQVSWIINTAVIAALLYPCVRLCGAGEAFLGVKDPAEVVLDEIMGFKIALLCHSFCWKTALAAFLLFRIFDILKPFPAKRLQELDGGIGIVVDDIIAGIYTNITILVALRLIPEWILR; translated from the coding sequence ATGTGGTGGAAGGAGATTCTTTTTACAGGGGCTTATAGCGGCTATTTCCCGTTCGCGTCGGGGACCGCGGGAACGCTGGTCGCCCTGGCCCTGTGTGTCCTTGAGCATCTTTTATTCGGCCAGGTTTCCTGGATTATCAACACCGCCGTCATCGCCGCGCTGCTGTATCCGTGCGTCCGGCTCTGCGGGGCGGGAGAGGCGTTCCTGGGAGTAAAAGACCCGGCGGAAGTGGTCCTTGACGAAATCATGGGATTCAAAATCGCGCTGCTCTGCCATTCATTCTGCTGGAAGACCGCGCTCGCGGCGTTTCTATTGTTCAGAATTTTCGACATCCTGAAGCCGTTTCCGGCAAAGAGGCTCCAGGAACTGGACGGCGGCATAGGTATAGTGGTGGACGATATCATCGCGGGGATTTATACCAATATCACGATCCTTGTCGCCTTGCGGCTCATCCCGGAGTGGATCCTCCGGTAA
- a CDS encoding HIT domain-containing protein: MRRYLFNAEKLKYVRGEKPRVECILCAIRDRHPDVESLEVFRGEHMIVTVNLYPFNAGHLMIFPRRHVEELSALSDDEALELHRVTVKAIEALTQEFHPAGFNTGVNLGRSSGASIRHVHQHIVPRYDNEIGFLDVLADTRVMVVDPRDVMERLIARFSEKRP; encoded by the coding sequence ATGCGCAGGTACCTCTTCAACGCAGAGAAACTCAAGTATGTGAGGGGAGAAAAGCCCCGCGTCGAGTGCATCCTGTGCGCCATCCGGGACCGTCATCCGGACGTGGAATCCCTGGAGGTGTTCCGGGGCGAACACATGATCGTCACCGTAAACCTCTATCCCTTCAACGCAGGGCATCTCATGATTTTCCCCCGCCGTCATGTCGAAGAACTGTCGGCCCTGAGCGATGACGAGGCGCTGGAGCTGCACCGTGTCACCGTGAAGGCGATCGAGGCGCTCACGCAGGAGTTTCACCCCGCCGGTTTCAACACGGGTGTCAACCTGGGAAGGTCGAGCGGTGCAAGCATACGCCATGTGCATCAGCATATCGTCCCGCGCTATGACAACGAGATAGGGTTCCTCGACGTGCTCGCGGATACCCGCGTCATGGTCGTCGATCCCCGCGATGTCATGGAACGGCTCATCGCGCGTTTTTCCGAAAAGCGCCCATGA
- the dprA gene encoding DNA-protecting protein DprA has protein sequence MKGRGGLPSGGTGTMPCRACGNAVRDGERYMDELTCAVALSIISSPATHGVWAALARPSAGEAFARVYGAAQPEAQEHLHVQYHRDVREAAIMIAARSAAAGSDIISFWDESYPAILREIAQPPVVLYVRGRILARERIAVVGTRKADPNAREHARRISGELADHGFVIVSGMAAGIDREAHCAALARGAPTIGVLANGIDLVYPAGNRDVGAAILASGNSALVSEHPPGIKGIQWGFVRRNRIVSGLARATVVIQAGEGSGALITARHALEQNREVFACPGPAFDQGYAGCHALIKNGANLAAATDDILRELASLIPGIRLPEPVKAVRPGETDTPREPGKPAGYPEGTPEAGIIEALRAGAMETDRLIRVLEFSAGRIQEALMGLELEGRIERFGTEVRVRQR, from the coding sequence ATGAAGGGGAGGGGCGGTCTGCCGTCCGGCGGAACGGGGACTATGCCATGCAGGGCATGCGGGAACGCTGTCCGGGACGGGGAACGGTACATGGATGAGCTGACATGCGCGGTCGCGCTTTCGATTATTTCTTCACCGGCGACGCACGGGGTATGGGCGGCCCTCGCGCGGCCCTCCGCTGGCGAAGCATTCGCCCGGGTATACGGCGCGGCGCAGCCGGAGGCGCAGGAACACCTGCACGTACAGTATCACCGTGATGTGCGCGAGGCGGCGATAATGATCGCGGCAAGGAGCGCGGCGGCCGGGTCCGATATTATCAGTTTCTGGGATGAGTCTTACCCCGCGATTCTTCGCGAGATCGCGCAGCCGCCCGTCGTGCTGTATGTCCGGGGACGGATTCTCGCGCGCGAGCGGATCGCCGTGGTGGGGACCCGCAAGGCGGATCCAAATGCGCGGGAGCACGCGCGCCGCATATCGGGAGAGCTCGCCGATCACGGGTTCGTCATCGTGAGCGGCATGGCCGCGGGAATCGACCGCGAGGCTCACTGCGCGGCCCTCGCGCGCGGTGCACCTACGATCGGTGTGCTCGCGAACGGGATAGACCTGGTGTATCCGGCGGGAAACAGGGACGTGGGGGCCGCGATACTCGCTTCCGGAAACTCGGCGCTGGTATCCGAGCACCCCCCGGGGATTAAGGGGATTCAATGGGGTTTCGTACGGCGGAACCGGATCGTGAGCGGCCTCGCGCGGGCGACCGTGGTGATCCAGGCCGGGGAGGGGAGCGGGGCGCTCATTACGGCGCGCCACGCGCTTGAGCAGAATCGCGAGGTATTTGCCTGCCCCGGGCCCGCGTTCGACCAGGGATACGCCGGATGCCATGCGCTTATAAAAAATGGGGCCAACCTCGCGGCGGCGACCGATGATATACTCAGGGAGCTCGCGTCCCTGATCCCCGGGATACGGCTGCCGGAGCCGGTAAAGGCCGTTCGGCCCGGCGAAACCGATACGCCGCGTGAACCGGGGAAACCGGCCGGATACCCGGAAGGCACGCCCGAAGCCGGGATAATCGAGGCGCTGCGGGCGGGGGCGATGGAAACCGACAGGCTCATCCGCGTGCTGGAATTTTCCGCCGGGCGGATACAGGAGGCCCTCATGGGACTGGAGCTCGAGGGGCGGATCGAGCGGTTTGGAACCGAGGTGCGCGTGCGCCAAAGGTAA
- the topA gene encoding type I DNA topoisomerase encodes MPSKTGKKPVRHDTTLVIVESPSKAKTIHKYLGKKYVISSSMGHIIDLPKSRLAVDVGNGFTPEYITIRGKAKILNDLKKKASQSANVLLATDPDREGEAISWHLANALRPLNDNIRRIEFNEITESAIKAAVEHPRDIDMSLVNAQQARRILDRIVGYNISPILWKKVKKGLSAGRVQSVALRVICEREKEIENFNPEEYWTLQAEFSVGGKKFKASLYSIDGKKVRLKNRLEVDEVLARIESKQFVVQSVQRRERKRNPLAPYITSKLQQDAANRLGFTTSKTMMIAQQLYEGIDLKGEGPVGLISYMRTDSTRVAESALSMVRGYIGAHYDSAYMPEKPNVYTNKKNAQDAHEAVRPTDVMRVPESIKADLSRDQYRLYSLIWRRFVASQMTPEISEVCTVSLDAEGVVFRATGSRVLFDGFTAVENEDKTQKLDLPKIEEGDKVQTVEYAPEQHFTTPPPRYNDASLVKFLEESGIGRPSTYAPTVNTLINRYYVTRSGRQLVPTVLGRLVNEIMIVHFAHLVSIDFTANMEEKLDLVEEAHTNWVDMLQEFYNPFQKAVSDAEVNIEEMKNILDEKTDVVCERCGRGMLKKLGKYGFFLACSGFPECRNAKPLPLGKCPVEGCDGNVVKRQSKKGRPFFACTNYPTCTFLTREAPSDKPCPKCGKLLFTKRVKGRGEMLLCLNETCGYKIELLDEEAKAAENGAQAEAEAEANRDW; translated from the coding sequence ATGCCTTCCAAAACTGGAAAAAAACCCGTACGACACGATACAACCCTGGTAATCGTCGAGTCGCCTTCCAAGGCTAAGACTATTCACAAGTACCTGGGAAAAAAATACGTTATTTCATCCTCGATGGGGCATATAATCGACCTCCCCAAGTCGAGGCTGGCGGTGGATGTGGGCAACGGCTTCACCCCCGAGTACATCACCATACGCGGCAAGGCGAAGATACTCAACGACCTGAAAAAGAAGGCCTCCCAGTCGGCGAACGTGCTACTCGCGACCGACCCCGACCGCGAGGGCGAGGCGATATCCTGGCACCTGGCGAACGCCCTGCGTCCGCTGAACGACAACATACGCCGCATCGAGTTCAACGAGATCACCGAGTCCGCGATCAAGGCCGCCGTGGAGCACCCGCGCGATATCGATATGAGCCTCGTAAACGCGCAGCAGGCGCGCAGGATCCTCGACCGTATCGTGGGCTATAACATAAGCCCCATACTCTGGAAGAAGGTGAAGAAGGGGCTCTCCGCCGGGAGGGTGCAGTCCGTGGCGCTACGGGTCATCTGCGAGCGCGAAAAGGAGATCGAAAACTTCAATCCCGAGGAATACTGGACCCTTCAGGCCGAGTTCTCCGTGGGCGGGAAAAAATTCAAGGCCTCACTCTACAGCATTGACGGAAAAAAGGTGCGGCTTAAAAACCGGCTGGAAGTGGACGAGGTGCTCGCGCGCATCGAATCGAAGCAGTTCGTCGTGCAATCCGTGCAGCGCCGCGAGAGGAAGCGCAACCCGCTGGCGCCCTACATCACGAGCAAGCTGCAGCAAGACGCGGCCAACCGGCTGGGATTCACTACGAGCAAAACGATGATGATCGCCCAGCAGTTGTACGAGGGCATCGACCTGAAAGGCGAAGGCCCCGTGGGCCTTATCAGTTACATGCGTACCGACTCGACGCGCGTGGCCGAATCGGCGCTGTCGATGGTGCGCGGGTATATCGGCGCCCATTACGATTCCGCGTACATGCCCGAAAAGCCGAACGTATACACGAACAAGAAAAACGCGCAGGACGCGCACGAGGCCGTAAGGCCCACGGACGTGATGCGCGTCCCCGAATCCATAAAGGCGGACCTCTCGCGGGACCAGTACCGCCTCTACAGCCTCATCTGGAGGCGTTTCGTCGCCTCGCAGATGACGCCCGAGATATCCGAGGTGTGCACGGTCTCCCTGGACGCGGAGGGCGTCGTCTTTCGCGCAACGGGAAGCCGTGTGCTCTTCGACGGATTCACCGCGGTCGAGAACGAGGACAAGACCCAGAAGCTGGACCTGCCCAAGATCGAAGAGGGCGATAAGGTCCAGACCGTCGAGTACGCGCCCGAGCAGCATTTCACGACGCCCCCCCCGCGCTACAACGACGCCTCGCTGGTCAAGTTCCTTGAGGAATCGGGGATCGGGCGGCCCTCGACCTACGCCCCCACGGTCAATACGCTCATCAACCGCTACTATGTCACGCGTTCCGGACGCCAGCTCGTGCCCACGGTACTGGGAAGGCTGGTGAACGAGATCATGATCGTCCATTTCGCGCACCTGGTATCGATCGATTTCACCGCGAACATGGAAGAGAAGCTCGACCTTGTCGAAGAGGCTCACACCAACTGGGTCGACATGCTCCAGGAGTTTTATAATCCGTTCCAGAAAGCGGTCAGCGACGCCGAGGTCAACATCGAGGAGATGAAGAACATCCTGGACGAGAAGACCGACGTCGTGTGCGAACGCTGCGGCCGGGGTATGCTGAAAAAGCTCGGCAAGTACGGATTTTTCCTCGCCTGCTCGGGATTCCCGGAATGCAGGAACGCCAAGCCGCTCCCGCTGGGAAAATGCCCGGTCGAGGGATGCGACGGGAACGTCGTGAAGCGCCAGTCGAAGAAGGGGCGCCCCTTCTTCGCGTGCACGAACTATCCTACGTGCACCTTCCTGACGCGCGAGGCGCCCTCCGACAAACCGTGCCCCAAATGCGGCAAGCTCCTCTTTACCAAGAGGGTGAAGGGGCGCGGGGAAATGCTTCTTTGCCTGAACGAAACGTGCGGGTACAAGATCGAGCTCCTTGACGAGGAGGCGAAAGCGGCGGAAAACGGCGCTCAGGCGGAAGCAGAGGCCGAGGCGAACCGTGATTGGTGA
- a CDS encoding tyrosine recombinase XerD produces MTRRRKRRKTALRRKQRPRRTVIGEIDRFLDHLRFEKNASLKTIEAYRDDLSQFNAFLIDELIDCTEERAGTAKGSDAHLPVSGVRTDDIRAFVESCYDRGLKKTSISRKIATLKSFFKYLHYNDFIPVDPSRAVRFPRKGSTIPRFLYLEQMNAILDFPLESFIDYRDRAILGTFYSSGARVSELASADLSGMDLESGRLRVFGKGSRERVVFLTAECARWIRAYLAQREKRFGELTDVLFVNNNGKRITERGIFGIVSARARASEVLAKVSPHVIRHSFATELLNRGADIRAVQEMLGHKNISTTQIYTHTTKERLKKTYLRFHPHSGKSKKD; encoded by the coding sequence TTGACGAGGAGGCGAAAGCGGCGGAAAACGGCGCTCAGGCGGAAGCAGAGGCCGAGGCGAACCGTGATTGGTGAGATAGACCGCTTTCTCGACCACCTCCGGTTCGAGAAGAACGCCAGTCTCAAAACGATCGAAGCCTACCGTGACGACCTGAGCCAGTTCAACGCGTTTCTTATCGACGAGCTGATCGATTGCACGGAGGAACGCGCCGGCACGGCGAAGGGTTCCGATGCGCACCTCCCCGTATCCGGCGTACGTACCGACGATATCCGCGCCTTCGTGGAATCGTGCTACGACCGGGGACTCAAGAAAACCTCGATATCGAGGAAGATCGCCACTCTGAAATCCTTTTTCAAGTACCTCCACTATAACGATTTCATTCCTGTCGATCCCTCCCGCGCGGTCAGATTCCCCCGGAAGGGCAGCACTATTCCGCGGTTTCTGTACCTGGAACAAATGAACGCCATACTCGATTTTCCGCTTGAAAGCTTTATCGACTACCGCGACCGCGCGATCCTGGGAACCTTTTATTCCTCCGGGGCGCGCGTCTCGGAGCTCGCGTCCGCGGACCTGTCGGGAATGGACCTGGAGAGCGGAAGATTACGCGTGTTCGGCAAGGGCTCGCGCGAGCGCGTGGTATTCCTTACCGCCGAGTGCGCCCGGTGGATTCGCGCGTACCTTGCGCAGCGCGAAAAGCGCTTTGGTGAATTGACCGATGTGCTTTTCGTGAACAATAACGGTAAAAGGATCACGGAGCGCGGGATTTTCGGAATCGTATCCGCGCGGGCGCGCGCTTCGGAGGTGCTTGCGAAGGTTTCCCCCCACGTGATTCGGCACAGTTTCGCGACCGAGCTTCTCAACCGCGGGGCGGACATCCGCGCGGTCCAGGAAATGCTGGGCCACAAGAATATCTCGACCACCCAGATCTACACACATACCACGAAGGAGCGCCTCAAGAAAACCTACCTGCGTTTTCATCCGCACTCCGGGAAGAGCAAAAAGGACTAG
- a CDS encoding TrpB-like pyridoxal phosphate-dependent enzyme yields the protein MPKESYKILLPEKEMPRQWYNVIPDLPKPLNPPYSPQTGKPVTPQELAVLFPMGLLEQEMSGERYIDIPEEVLEIYRLWRPSPLFRARRLEQKLGTPAKIYYKYEGVSPAGSHKLNTAVPQAYYNKKEGITKIATETGAGQWGSALALACDMFGIDLHVFMVKVSYDQKPYRKFMMETWGAKVTPSPSPLTNVGRGLLAANPDNPGSLGIAISEAVEVAAMNADTHYALGSVLNHVCLHQTIIGLETKKQLAMVDDYPDVVIACAGGGSNFAGIGFPFVQDKINGKKVRILAVEPSACPSLTKGKFVYDYGDEAKMAPIVEMYTLGHGFIPPTIHAGGLRYHGMSPLVSLLKHENVVEAISVPQKGCFEAAILFSRTEGIIPAPESSHAIRAAIDEAIRAKEEGKERTIVFNLSGHGHFDLASYDMFLAGKLEDYEYPRELIEQALKNVPNMG from the coding sequence ATGCCTAAAGAATCGTACAAGATATTGTTACCCGAAAAGGAAATGCCCCGGCAGTGGTATAACGTTATTCCGGACCTGCCCAAGCCCTTGAACCCGCCGTACAGTCCCCAGACCGGAAAGCCCGTAACGCCCCAGGAACTGGCGGTGCTTTTTCCTATGGGTCTCCTGGAACAGGAGATGAGCGGCGAACGTTACATCGATATCCCCGAGGAGGTCCTGGAAATATACAGGCTATGGAGGCCCTCGCCGCTTTTCAGGGCGCGTCGCCTGGAGCAGAAGCTGGGTACTCCCGCGAAGATCTATTACAAGTACGAGGGTGTGTCCCCCGCGGGCAGTCACAAGCTCAACACCGCAGTACCGCAGGCATATTACAACAAGAAAGAGGGCATAACCAAAATCGCAACGGAAACGGGCGCCGGCCAGTGGGGGAGCGCCCTTGCCCTTGCGTGCGACATGTTCGGCATCGATCTCCATGTTTTCATGGTCAAGGTAAGCTATGACCAGAAACCATACCGGAAATTCATGATGGAGACGTGGGGGGCGAAGGTTACGCCGAGTCCCAGTCCCCTCACGAACGTGGGCCGCGGCCTGCTCGCGGCGAATCCGGACAATCCGGGGAGCCTCGGCATCGCCATAAGCGAGGCGGTCGAGGTGGCGGCCATGAACGCCGACACGCACTATGCCCTGGGAAGCGTACTCAACCACGTGTGCCTCCACCAGACGATTATCGGGCTCGAGACGAAAAAGCAGCTTGCAATGGTCGACGACTATCCGGATGTCGTGATAGCCTGTGCGGGCGGGGGCTCGAATTTTGCCGGGATAGGCTTTCCGTTCGTCCAGGACAAGATCAACGGCAAGAAGGTCCGCATCCTCGCCGTGGAGCCCTCGGCATGTCCCAGCCTCACCAAGGGCAAGTTCGTGTACGATTACGGCGACGAGGCGAAGATGGCGCCCATCGTGGAAATGTACACGCTGGGCCACGGATTCATCCCGCCCACGATCCACGCGGGAGGACTGCGCTACCACGGCATGTCACCTCTCGTGAGCTTGCTTAAACACGAGAACGTGGTGGAAGCGATTTCCGTGCCGCAGAAGGGGTGCTTCGAGGCCGCGATACTTTTCTCGCGGACAGAAGGAATCATTCCGGCGCCGGAGTCGTCGCACGCGATTCGCGCCGCCATCGACGAGGCTATCAGGGCGAAGGAGGAAGGGAAGGAACGTACCATCGTCTTCAACCTGAGCGGTCACGGTCATTTCGACCTTGCGTCGTACGATATGTTCCTGGCCGGAAAACTCGAGGATTACGAGTATCCCCGGGAGCTGATCGAGCAGGCTCTGAAAAACGTGCCGAATATGGGGTAA
- a CDS encoding TetR/AcrR family transcriptional regulator — MTRKETKDKRVSDILDAAITEFVDKGYESASMESIAARAGITKGGVYYHFKGKDDILIKANERFMEPIISFMADARSLPSPADGLARYIRNYLEYWTGHHRELIFIFLTLTKTMAEPGLWRLYSGYTAHCTGFFEELYRSGVQAGEFREFDYGAVSLALMAALDGITAYIVMDDTLSPDRAIDCYEEAFIHTYRKGHP; from the coding sequence ATGACCAGGAAAGAGACAAAGGATAAAAGGGTGTCCGATATACTGGACGCCGCAATAACCGAGTTCGTCGACAAGGGATACGAGAGCGCCTCAATGGAATCCATCGCCGCGCGCGCAGGCATCACCAAGGGCGGGGTATACTACCATTTCAAGGGCAAGGACGATATTCTCATCAAGGCGAACGAGCGCTTCATGGAGCCCATCATCTCGTTCATGGCGGACGCCCGGTCCCTCCCCTCGCCCGCCGATGGGCTCGCGCGCTACATCCGGAATTACCTGGAATACTGGACCGGGCACCACCGCGAGCTGATTTTCATATTCCTCACCCTCACCAAGACCATGGCGGAACCCGGACTGTGGCGGCTCTACAGCGGCTACACGGCGCACTGCACCGGTTTTTTCGAGGAACTCTACCGTTCCGGGGTCCAGGCCGGCGAGTTCCGTGAATTCGACTACGGCGCGGTTTCCCTTGCGCTCATGGCCGCACTCGACGGGATCACGGCATACATAGTTATGGATGACACGCTTTCACCGGACCGCGCGATAGACTGTTACGAAGAGGCATTCATACACACCTACAGGAAAGGTCATCCTTGA
- a CDS encoding response regulator has translation MTLRILFLDDDENLLKGIARVLKAQRADIGFSMCATCDEALRALEEQSFDAVVADYRMPGRDGLDFLEEVKARFPNTKRVLLTGQSESEVREKASPIVDRYFTKPCETLALLEAIESLTR, from the coding sequence ATGACCTTGAGGATACTCTTTCTCGATGACGACGAAAACCTGTTGAAGGGAATCGCGCGGGTTCTCAAGGCGCAGCGCGCGGATATCGGCTTTTCAATGTGCGCCACCTGCGACGAGGCGCTGCGCGCGCTCGAGGAACAAAGCTTCGACGCCGTTGTCGCCGATTACCGGATGCCGGGCAGGGACGGGCTCGATTTCCTGGAAGAGGTAAAGGCGCGTTTTCCGAATACGAAGCGCGTCCTCCTCACGGGACAGTCGGAATCGGAAGTGCGCGAAAAGGCGTCTCCGATAGTGGACAGGTATTTTACAAAGCCCTGTGAGACCCTCGCGCTGCTGGAAGCCATCGAGTCGCTGACACGATAG
- a CDS encoding response regulator: MKGTDILLVDDEKNVLEGYMRNLRGHFNVITADSGKAALELIRGGTVPPVIVSDYKMSGMNGVELLAAVGELSPDTVQIMLTGQADMQAIIDLINKGKIFRFLTKPCAPEDLIAVINTGIRQYELITAERELLGKTLGGSIRVLTDLLALAKPLVFNQSMRVRALARKMHSALKAENTWQIEIAALLSQIGCVTIPDAVLKSAYQGVTLSEDEGVMFNNHTVIASEMIKNIPRMEKVAEIIKYQENHYEGGGISIDGLTGEQLPPGSRILKIANDYCRLMNRGLDEINALYEMKKRQGLYDPAMLSILETGMLREGESNKVYLTKELPIHRLREGMYLAEDIATASGSLLGNRNQPVNRALIITLNNYAKNDQIRDMVKVIMRSE, translated from the coding sequence ATGAAGGGTACGGATATTCTGCTCGTTGACGACGAAAAAAACGTTCTCGAAGGATATATGAGAAATCTTCGAGGCCACTTTAACGTCATCACCGCCGATTCGGGAAAGGCCGCGCTGGAACTGATACGCGGGGGCACGGTCCCGCCCGTCATCGTGAGCGATTACAAGATGTCGGGAATGAACGGCGTGGAGTTACTGGCCGCAGTGGGCGAACTTTCACCCGATACGGTGCAGATCATGCTCACCGGGCAGGCCGACATGCAGGCGATAATAGACCTGATAAACAAGGGGAAAATATTCCGGTTCCTCACCAAGCCCTGCGCCCCCGAAGACCTGATCGCCGTCATCAACACCGGCATCCGCCAGTACGAACTGATCACCGCCGAGCGGGAACTCCTGGGGAAGACCCTGGGCGGAAGCATCCGGGTGCTCACCGACCTGCTCGCGCTCGCGAAACCCCTGGTTTTCAACCAGTCGATGCGCGTAAGGGCGCTTGCCAGGAAAATGCATTCCGCCCTGAAGGCCGAAAATACGTGGCAGATCGAAATCGCCGCGCTGCTGTCGCAGATAGGCTGCGTGACCATCCCCGACGCGGTGCTCAAGTCCGCGTACCAGGGCGTGACGCTCAGCGAGGATGAAGGCGTCATGTTCAATAATCATACCGTCATCGCTTCGGAAATGATCAAAAACATCCCGCGCATGGAGAAGGTTGCGGAGATCATCAAGTACCAGGAAAATCATTACGAGGGCGGCGGCATATCGATAGATGGTCTCACGGGGGAACAGCTTCCTCCCGGTTCCAGGATTCTGAAAATCGCGAACGATTATTGCAGGCTCATGAACCGGGGTCTCGATGAGATTAACGCACTGTATGAGATGAAGAAGCGGCAGGGATTATATGATCCGGCGATGCTCTCAATCCTGGAAACCGGAATGCTGCGCGAGGGTGAGAGCAATAAGGTGTACCTTACCAAAGAATTGCCGATACACCGGCTTCGCGAGGGAATGTATCTGGCGGAGGACATCGCGACCGCATCCGGATCGTTACTGGGAAACCGCAACCAGCCGGTCAACCGGGCACTTATCATTACGCTCAATAATTACGCAAAGAACGACCAGATCAGGGACATGGTGAAGGTTATTATGCGGTCGGAGTGA